In Triplophysa dalaica isolate WHDGS20190420 chromosome 19, ASM1584641v1, whole genome shotgun sequence, the sequence AAAGCGCCGCCACAAGCGCCACAGACGCAGTGGGAGTCAAGGTGGATTGGGCGAAGCTGGGTCAGAGGGCAAAGGGGAGAACGAATCAGAATCCGGATCGTACTCGGGTTCTTCGGACGAGTCGGAGAGCAGTTCTGAAACCGATTCTGACGTGACCAAGACAGACAGGGTCCCAGAGGGAGAAAGTGCCAAAGATTTAGAAAAAGAGGAAAAGGTCTCCACTAAAGATCCAACTATCTCTCAACCCCTGGAATATTTTGGTGAAAACCTCGCTTTCATTGACGAGTCATCAGATGCAGTGAGCGGGAAGGTTCACCTGGATCCCTTCCTGGATAAATCAGAATCCAACCCAACTTCAATTGACAGGCCCAAACGGAGACGACAGAGGAGACACTTGAGAAGGGATCTGAAAAAACCTAAGATCACCATAATAAGTCCAAATGAAGTGAGCATCGACGAGCACGTGGCCTTAAATGGAGACATTCAGCAAAAGGACCCCTCTCCGCTTCAGCCGAAGCTGTGAGCAAACAAGGTGTCCGTGGGGTTCGTAGTTCCtcagaaatgtctttttgacATGGGTCACCCGAATTGAAACTATACTAGCTTTGGTATGCTGTGCTTAATTTTGAAGGCACATTATTCTCAGATTTTACTGGGATACAAAAAAGAATCTGTCCATGTGCCTAAAACGAGAATCAGATTACTGTATATCACATCTTGGACACCTCAGCATGAGCAAGAACTTTTATGGGGTAATCAGATAGCTATGCACTGACTTTAGTCCTACATTTATATGCGGAAAGTTCATGATCACATCATTAGTGCCATCTACTGGATTGTTCTGATATAATCAGATATGATTTCTACACATTGACTGTACTGAATGCTGTGTATGGATTCCATGACTGTTTTATTCTCTGTGCCTTTTACCACTATTCTCATTTAATAACTTGAAAACAATAAAGGAATGTCACTTCAAATAATTATTCAGGTGAAATCTTGGTTTGATTcacataaaatacacattaaaaatgaaaagtataaatatctgccaaatgcataaatttaaacTAAGCCTGTCTCCATCTAATGTACATAAACTGAACCTactcatttttattattgttaaattacagaattgtgcagatgcattttttttctttaaaaacaatctGCATACCATTTTTTTCCTTGTTGATGTTTCCCATTATCCTATTAAAAGCTCACCCAAAATGGAAaagtatttatttcataatttttatggttaCACCCAAACAGTAACGAAATGGGATAAATTATCGTCTTTTTCCCAAACAAGGCTATCACAAGGCTTCGGACGACCTCCAATATAATTCAAGTGACATAtgaaacacttttgtttaaTCAATTTTTAAAGCTCACAAGCTTCAGTCCTTTTTCATACTTGCTGCTTGGAAAACCGCAGCCAGTCTTCATTAAACTGACTGAGATTTGGTCAAACTGTTAATTTAAATCGCACATTTCAGTCCATACATTCTAGGaactaaaaaagaaaacattcttatcaattgattttttttagaagGTTTACTGAAATGCAGCACAAAATTAAGTTACAGACAAAAaaggaatacaaatgttttcatttaacagAGCAGTGGTAACTCTGTTTGTTCTGCAACAGTCAGTATTTCAATTAGGGTTGAATCCACTTCATAGAGCTGCAAGTAAAAAACAGAGATTATACAGTTATTCTGTTGAAATGTCAGCACTTTTCTACATTAGGAAATTCTATAAGACTATTCAACCTATTCAACCATTGCATAATCTATTTACCACATTCATAGAGATTGTTGATCCTCTGAATGTCAATGTTAGACATTTCCTGCCTCTGTCCGATCTTCACTGATGAGTCAGGAATAGGAGTGATGGTTTCCTTCCCATACTGTAAGGTGAAGGAAGTCCTGCAGATAGAAAGTGACTGTGAATTTTCACTTGGATATCCTTTATGCCGTTGCATGATTTCAAAAGTGTATTACCTTCCGTAATGCATGATGGAATTGTAGTCATAAGGGGTTTTCAGATTATTTGTGTCTTTCTTCTCAAAGTTGTATGCGGATGCTGCATGAGGGGAAGGGAATTCATTGTTAAACAGGAGGTTGtcattacacacaaaaaaagaatgtgACATATTCAAAAAGAACCTTTTGGAATGTTTTCCCAGTTGATGCGGACATACTGGTCCCTGTCGCTCCTGGTGTGCTCATGGTGGAAACCAAGAGCGTGGAGGAGCTCGTGTTCAACGATACCATAATAAACACAACCCTCCACTGACAGAGACAGTTGCTGTTTACCTCCAGTTCGTCCTACGCTAGACCAGCACCTTCAAATGTTCaacacagaaatgtttaaaacactgATGGTGATGATGCAATGAAACCTTTAGATGTTTTATATAGATTTTCACTTTGGGGTAAACCATTTAGGTTTGTCAGACTCACCCCAGTAGACTCTCAATACTGATGTATTCAAATTGATTTGTTTGGGGCACGAAACTAATGCACGTTTTTTCAGCAATGTTCTTCATCGCACTTAAAATAACTGCTTTCTCTTCGGTATCTACGACAAAACCATGCAAAAGTTAATGGATCTGAATGTATTTACAGATGTACATGGTAAAAGTGGTTTTCTTGTCACACACAGAAGAAGTCAGCAATGGTGTAAGGCACTTCAACCCGTCCGGATGAAGATTTTGGCCATTTGCAGTAGCTAGTCAAGCATTTAATGGCATTCCTTGTTCTAGGCAAAGCCACATCTCCCTCCAGCAACATTTCACTTATCTCTGCATCATTGAAACACAAACAGTGAGCCAATCATTTCacttaatttattaaacaaacaagaaaGACAATTAGATGCATTAAATGTTACCTTTGTTTGCTTCCAGAATTCTTGACGAAATATCCCTTTCATCAGGTTGAGATTcaacatctaaaaataaaataaaattatcattcattcattttagtcatttaaatCTGGGATCTTGTTGAAAAGAGGGACAGGGGCTTTCaaattttgcataaaatattgtGCCTATGCCTGGACTATAATAAACCATTACAGTACAGTtcttaaaggagaagttcacccaaaaaatggcccctattgactttctatagtaggaataaaaatggcTATGGTCAATGGGgagcatttttgggtgaattctTTTTATGTCTTTACATACTTCATAATGCTTAAATAGCACTGTttgaataaatcattaaaataatcattaaagtTATACTGTATGAGTTTAAATTTGACACACAATTTGGGAGACTCTAgcttcttaaaggaacagttcaccccaaaaaataaTTCCATgatgtaatcatttactcatcctcgagttgttccaaatctggataaattatttgttttgatgaacacagagaaagatatctggaagaatgcttataaccaaacagttcttggccaccattgactatc encodes:
- the LOC130407529 gene encoding hatching enzyme 1.2-like isoform X2 — protein: MHLLGDSIKVLPTDQDVESQPDERDISSRILEANKEISEMLLEGDVALPRTRNAIKCLTSYCKWPKSSSGRVEVPYTIADFFYTEEKAVILSAMKNIAEKTCISFVPQTNQFEYISIESLLGCWSSVGRTGGKQQLSLSVEGCVYYGIVEHELLHALGFHHEHTRSDRDQYVRINWENIPKASAYNFEKKDTNNLKTPYDYNSIMHYGRTSFTLQYGKETITPIPDSSVKIGQRQEMSNIDIQRINNLYECAL
- the LOC130407529 gene encoding hatching enzyme 1.2-like isoform X3; amino-acid sequence: MTGELESEVLPTDQDVESQPDERDISSRILEANKEISEMLLEGDVALPRTRNAIKCLTSYCKWPKSSSGRVEVPYTIADFFYTEEKAVILSAMKNIAEKTCISFVPQTNQFEYISIESLLGCWSSVGRTGGKQQLSLSVEGCVYYGIVEHELLHALGFHHEHTRSDRDQYVRINWENIPKASAYNFEKKDTNNLKTPYDYNSIMHYGRTSFTLQYGKETITPIPDSSVKIGQRQEMSNIDIQRINNLYECAL
- the LOC130407529 gene encoding hatching enzyme 1.2-like isoform X1; its protein translation is MERLLLVSILNVLLNLSRAVPATVLPTDQDVESQPDERDISSRILEANKEISEMLLEGDVALPRTRNAIKCLTSYCKWPKSSSGRVEVPYTIADFFYTEEKAVILSAMKNIAEKTCISFVPQTNQFEYISIESLLGCWSSVGRTGGKQQLSLSVEGCVYYGIVEHELLHALGFHHEHTRSDRDQYVRINWENIPKASAYNFEKKDTNNLKTPYDYNSIMHYGRTSFTLQYGKETITPIPDSSVKIGQRQEMSNIDIQRINNLYECAL
- the LOC130407529 gene encoding high choriolytic enzyme 1-like isoform X4 — translated: MLLEGDVALPRTRNAIKCLTSYCKWPKSSSGRVEVPYTIADFFYTEEKAVILSAMKNIAEKTCISFVPQTNQFEYISIESLLGCWSSVGRTGGKQQLSLSVEGCVYYGIVEHELLHALGFHHEHTRSDRDQYVRINWENIPKASAYNFEKKDTNNLKTPYDYNSIMHYGRTSFTLQYGKETITPIPDSSVKIGQRQEMSNIDIQRINNLYECAL